One region of Paraburkholderia acidiphila genomic DNA includes:
- a CDS encoding sugar ABC transporter ATPase, translating into MKTLTLRLLAATPLALIAACGSTPPSGTASSGETMIYASSARSASSIASCLEDRLPHVHTSRDGGTTELSVGSRPDASYFVTLTPNGHGSVIRVTHGASASNDPPEEELRFDVARCTT; encoded by the coding sequence ATGAAAACGCTCACGCTTCGACTTCTCGCCGCCACCCCGCTCGCACTCATCGCCGCTTGCGGTTCGACACCGCCGTCCGGCACGGCTTCAAGCGGCGAAACGATGATCTACGCTTCGTCGGCGCGTTCGGCTTCGTCGATCGCGAGTTGCCTCGAAGACCGCTTGCCGCACGTGCACACTTCGCGAGACGGCGGCACAACCGAACTGAGCGTGGGCTCGCGCCCGGACGCATCGTACTTCGTCACGCTCACGCCGAACGGCCACGGCTCGGTCATTCGCGTGACGCACGGCGCCTCCGCGTCGAACGATCCGCCTGAAGAAGAACTGCGCTTCGACGTGGCGCGCTGCACGACCTGA